A genomic segment from Solenopsis invicta isolate M01_SB chromosome 5, UNIL_Sinv_3.0, whole genome shotgun sequence encodes:
- the LOC105205721 gene encoding 60S ribosomal protein L7, with translation MADAKKEVPAPPAPANKLPAVPESVLKRRKRRETVKAARLQVSIKQRAARYKKRKQIFKRAENYVREYRRKERDEIRLMRQAKNRGNYYIPGEARLAFVIRIRGVNQVAPKVRKVLQLFRLKQINNGIFVKLNKATINMLRIVEPYITWGYPNLKSVRELIYKRGFAKVNRQRIPITSNSIIEKKLGRSNIICTEDLIHEIFTVGPKFKYASNFLWPFKLNTPNGGWRKKTNHYVEGGDFGNREDKINELLRRMI, from the exons ATGGCTGACGC GAAGAAAGAAGTTCCTGCTCCCCCGGCTCCAGCTAATAAGCTGCCGGCGGTGCCGGAGTCGGTGTTGAAAAGAAGGAAACGCCGTGAAACAGTTAAAGCTGCACGTCTACAAGTATCCATCAAG CAACGTGCAGCTCGCTATAAAAAGAGAAAGCAGATCTTCAAAAGAGCTGAGAACTATGTGAGGGAATATAGAAGAAAGGAAAGGGATGAAATCCGGTTGATGAGACAGGCTAAAAACCGtggaaattattatattcctGGTGAAGCACGCCTTGCATTTGTTATTCGTATTCGTGG tgtaaatcAAGTTGCTCCCAAAGTAAGGAAGGTGTTACAACTGTTCCGCCTGAAACAGATCAACAATGGTATCTTTGTGAAATTGAATAAAGCAACCATCAATATGTTACGTATCGTTGAGCCTTACATCACATGGGGCTATCCAAATTTGAAGTCAGTTCGCGAATTGATCTATAAACGCGGCTTTGCCAAGGTAAACAGACAACGTATACCGATTACCAGCAACTCCATCATTGAGAAGAAACTCG GTCGATCTAATATCATCTGCACTGAAGATTTGATCCACGAGATATTTACTGTTGGTCCGAAATTCAAATACGCCAGCAATTTCCTATGGCCCTTCAAG CTTAATACGCCAAATGGTGGATGGCGTAAGAAGACCAACCATTATGTAGAAGGTGGTGACTTCGGAAATCGAGAAGATAAGATCAACGAGCTCCTCAGAAggatgatataa
- the LOC105205722 gene encoding talin-1 isoform X5, with translation MIYSIEDSIGNVNNCIYSHRARVHGVICRGSTIWNRSHRWCPIHDYQWAGEHRSCSTYGAFYCGHRVQQTKVTSVLTEPQRALLSTITAGHEVIHIAETELITKAQLPELGTDPASLRWIEQTIDTHKQNVGSQIAAMNAATAQVVTLTSGPADDVDHTAVGAAITTIATNLPEMTKGVRMIAALMDDESSGERLLDAARKLCSAFSDLLKATEPETKEPFYITSTLYGQYPRQNLLNAASRVGEASHQVLTTIGEEDDSNRELQDMLLALAKAVANTTAALVLKAKNIAATCEDSATQNRVISAATQCALATSQLVACAKVVAPTLHSPACQTQLMNAVREVTKAVERLVQVCNETCSDDNLLKELSLAAAEVSRTLNDLLNHIKTATRERAKESIQEGAVETILVATDKLFASTGDAGEMVRQARVVGQATAQLIQSIKGEAERQTDSEQQQRLLAAAKLLADATAKMVEAARQCASSPHDAKMQDQLRQAAEELRAVTTAAATPALRRKLITRLEVCAKQAASTATQCIAASSGTGHHNTNLASQEELNMECRMMAQQIQDLVSGVKGTQMQPDNPTAQLNLINASEQFLQPGTAVVKAIRAVLPTVTDQASAMQLNNTSQQLGSSLADLRSAVTRAREACGGLELDAAEELINSLKDEIGEFYRAVEAASLRPLPEETTESTALRLGATSKNVGFAMAQLLSAAKQGNENYTGSAARETASALKDLTYAVRGVAATSNQPETQKKVLMTADDVIIRSLRLVKEARRVLKSPDDPENEVNLAAVAKDVSNSLNKCVSCLPGQRDVDVAIRHIDDMTQVLNMNEFPQTSKSYGQLQSDLNNAAANLNDASSNVVSSVRSPVQLASSSKQFTNAFSDLLGVGMEMASQTTIETRTQVVVSLKNVSMTSSKLLMTAKSIAADPTAPNAKNQLSAAARAVTDSINYLVDVCTSAAPGQNECDNAIRNIQSMRSLLDNPSEPISDASYFECLETVMEKSKSLGDGMTGIANHAKKSEHEQFSVAVRGVSSSICGLIEAAAQAAYLAGVSDPTSVAGKPGLVDQAQFLRAAQAIHSGCQSLGNPTSTQQQVLSAATMIAKHTSALCNACRLASSKTSNPVAKRHFVQSAKDVANSTACLVKEIKALDQNYSDINREKCAEATKPLLEAVDNLCTFAGSPEFASQPAKISIAARAAQEPITSAGKSIIDGSCAMVLAAKSLAVSPKDPPTWQLLANHSKSVSDSIKSLVASIRDKAPGQKECDAAIEKLSARIRELDAVSLSAVSQALMPRRENTVQGFTDQMESSASELREKLEPVRTAAKYEAENVGHAVNQIALYSEPLVSGAIGAASNMVHSKQQMVLLDQTKTVAESALQLIYVTKESGGNPKAVALHTEVDETVESTKDALQELQNTLETISTSAGIVTGLIDTISRAMVRLEDHRMSTIDTVDSYVDYQTRMVEAAKEIARLAQEMSTKSSTDVARLGPLAVDISHKYTQLARDTSGASAAASNADVSARLRTGVQELGRACADIVRAAGICQMSPGDAYAQREVAEHSKIVTEKVSQVLAALQAGSRGTQACINAASTVSGIIGDLDTTIMFATAGTLHAENEGDTFADHRENILQTAKALVEDTKTLVAGAASSQEQLAVAAQNAVSTIVQLAEVVKYGAASLGSQNPEAQVMLINAVKDVASALGDLIHATKAASGKPINDPSMAHLKDSAKVMVTNVTSLLKTVKAVEDEHTRGTRALESTIEAIAQEIRALSSSETLRSNVTPEDLVRCTKSITISTAKAVAAGNSCKQDDIIAAANMGRKAISDMLAICKGAAHNCAETTELCERTLQAGHDVAINYRELLQAILQIASRSGDAKHTLPVISRKIAQSVTELVAVAELLKGTDWVDPDDPTVIAENELLGAAASIDAAAKKLASLRPRRSIQEANEDMNFDEMILEAAKSIAAATSALIKAASAAQRELIATGKVSRTPLTSSDDGQWSEGLISAARMVAAATHSLVESANALVQGVSSEEKLISSAKQVASSTAQLLVACKVKADPDSESTKRLQAAGNAVKRATDNLVRAAQQAIQQEEDRSLVLNRRMVGGIAQEIDARSEVLRIERELEEARGRLTAIRLAKYKNRPDLADGDGDVVGDQSGYQSYTTRYETRAYEPPTTTSPIQTMNHTLDQLQSTTQHISHQFTDQQSLVSPEKVHSTQSTLERKLKDSQYRSTMDQYGSLDRKYIVDSYQDRNPYIVTEKKIITDNSPGQYSSIERRINQESFAAERKHTDGIASYPPPQHISYSTKSPIPKTIQEQIAEDRKSPQDQLKYPTDRFSSVSPMSTFRSEKQIDTQRFSGGMPQHQTFKNVESKIIPGGKIETITTKVYTSTPGKSTSCSNFESTEETKQYLSGNDLSTFKGNDSIEERTTKQSMHKVTEKKTVTMTTSSRQESNTKTFRYEDKQ, from the exons CCGCGGCAAAATCTACTGAATGCAGCGTCGCGAGTTGGTGAAGCGTCACATCAAGTATTAACGACTATTGGTGAAGAGGACGACTCGAATCGCGAATTGCAAGACATGTTACTCGCACTTGCTAAGGCCGTGGCTAATACTACTGCTGCTCTGGTATTGAAAGCGAAGAACATAGCAGCGACGTGCGAGGACTCTGCCACGCAGAACAGGGTGATATCAGCCGCGACGCAATGCGCGCTGGCTACGTCTCAACTTGTAGCTTGCGCCAAGGTTGTGGCGCCGACCTTACATTCACCCGCCTGTCAGACGCAATTGATGAACGCTGTTCGCGAAGTGACCAAAGCTGTGGAGCGCCTGGTTCAAGTCTGCAACGAGACGTGCAGCGATGATAACTTGCTGAAGGAATTGAGCCTTGCCGCCGCCGAAGTCAGTCGCACCTTGAACGATCTTCTCAATCACATCAAGACCGCCACTAGAGAACGCGCTAAGGAATCTATCCAGGAGGGTGCGGTGGAAACTATCTTAGTTGCAACAGACAAACTATTCGCTAGCACCGGTGATGCCGGCGAAATGGTACGACAGGCTAGAGTGGTCGGTCAAGCTACTGCGCAGTTGATTCAGAGTATCAAGGGCGAGGCGGAGAGACAGACGGACTCCGAGCAACAACAGCGTTTGCTGGCTGCGGCGAAACTACTCGCTGATGCCACCGCTAAGATGGTTGAAGCGGCGCGGCAGTGCGCTAGCAGTCCGCACGACGCCAAGATGCAGGATCAACTGCGCCAAGCAGCGGAAGAATTGCGAGCTGTGACAACAGCGGCAGCAACCCCCGCGTTACGTAGAAAACTTATCACACGCCTAGAGGTGTGCGCTAAACAGGCCGCGTCTACGGCTACGCAATGTATCGCGGCGTCTTCTGGTACTGGACATCACAACACTAACCTGGCCAGCCAGGAGGAACTCAACATGGAATGTCGCATGATGGCACAACAGATTCAAGACCTCGTATCGGGAGTGAAGGGTACTCAGATGCAGCCGGATAATCCTACAGCACAgttgaatttaataaatgcttCCGAGCAATTTCTGCAACCGGGCACCGCCGTGGTGAAGGCGATAAGAGCCGTTTTGCCGACGGTCACCGATCAGGCATCCGCCATGCAGCTGAACAACACCTCGCAGCAATTAGGATCATCGTTGGCGGACCTTCGATCGGCGGTGACGCGTGCGAGAGAAGCCTGCGGTGGATTGGAACTCGACGCCGCGGAGGAACTAATTAATAGTCTAAAAGATGAGATAGGTGAGTTCTACCGCGCCGTCGAAGCTGCTTCGTTGAGACCGTTACCGGAAGAAACGACGGAATCAACTGCGCTGCGACTCGGTGCCACGTCGAAGAATGTTGGATTCGCTATGGCGCAGCTATTATCTGCCGCCAAACAGGGCAATGAGAATTACACCGGAAGTGCCGCTAGAGAAACCGCATCGGCATTGAAAGATCTTACTTATGCCGTGCGCGGTGTGGCCGCCACGTCCAATCAGCCAGAGACGCAGAAGAAGGTACTGATGACGGCAGATGATGTAATTATACGATCGCTACGTCTAGTGAAGGAAGCGCGACGTGTACTGAAGAGTCCTGACGATCCTGAGAACGAGGTCAATCTGGCTGCAGTCGCCAAGGACGTTTCTAATTCGTTGAACAAATGCGTGTCTTGTCTGCCCGGACAAAGAGACGTTGACGTAGCGATACGCCACATCGATGATATGACTCAAGTGCTCAACATGAATGAATTCCCGCAAACGAGCAAGAGTTATGG GCAATTGCAGAGCGATCTCAACAATGCTGCCGCCAATTTGAACGATGCGTCGTCAAACGTAGTGTCGTCCGTTCGTTCACCCGTGCAACTTGCAAGCTCGTCGAAACAGTTTACCAATGCTTTCAGCGATCTGTTGGGCGTGGGTATGGAAATGGCGAGTCAGACGACAATCGAAACCCGTACTCAGGTGGTAGTATCATTGAAGAACGTTAGCATGACTTCCAGCAAGCTTCTCATGACCGCCAAATCGATCGCGGCCGATCCCACTGCACCAAATGCAAAGAATCAACTCTCGGCGGCAGCTCGCGCGGTCACTGATTCTATAAACTACCTGGTGGATGTCTGCACCTCGGCGGCGCCCGGGCAGAATGAATGCGACAATGCCATCAGAAACATTCAATCTATGCGATCTCTATTGGACAATCCAAGCGAACCCATTTCTGATGCTTCTTATTTCGAATGCTTAGAGACCGTCATGGAAAAGAGCAAGAGCCTCGGCGACGGTATGACTGGCATCGCAAACCATGCGAAAAAATCAGAACACGAACAGTTTTCTGTCGCGGTTCGCGGAGTCTCTTCTTCGATTTGCGGTTTAATCGAGGCAGCTGCTCAGGCAGCCTATCTAGCAGGCGTGAGCGATCCCACATCGGTAGCGGGCAAACCGGGTCTCGTAGATCAAGCGCAATTCCTGCGAGCAGCACAGGCCATTCACAGTGGTTGCCAGAGCCTCGGCAATCCTACCAGCACGCAACAGCAAGTGCTCTCTGCCGCTACTATGATCGCCAAGCATACTAGCGCGCTCTGCAATGCCTGTAGACTTGCGTCTAGCAAGACCAGCAATCCAGTTGCCAAACGACATTTCGTCCAGTCCGCCAAGGATGTTGCTAATTCAACGGCGTGCCTTGTCAAAGAAATCAAAGCGCTCGATCAGAATTATTCCGATATCAACCGCGAGAAGTGCGCAGAAGCCACGAAACCGTTACTCGAAGCAGTCGATAATCTCTGCACGTTCGCGGGTTCTCCCGAATTTGCAAGTCAGCCGGCCAAGATATCCATTGCGGCTAGAGCCGCCCAAGAACCGATCACTAGCGCCGGTAAGTCAATTATCGATGGCTCGTGCGCCATGGTACTTGCGGCCAAGAGTCTCGCTGTTAGTCCGAAGGATCCGCCGACTTGGCAGCTATTAGCCAATCACAGCAAGAGCGTCAGCGATTCAATTAAATCTCTGGTAGCATCTATCCGTGATAAGGCGCCCGGTCAGAAGGAGTGTGACGCCGCAATCGAGAAATTATCAGCGCGAATACGCGAACTCGACGCAGTTTCGCTCAGCGCGGTCTCACAGGCGTTGATGCCGCGCCGTGAGAACACCGTGCAAGGATTTACGGATCAGATGGAGAGTAGCGCGAGCGAGCTGCGCGAGAAACTGGAACCGGTACGTACCGCTGCTAAATACGAGGCGGAAAACGTTGGACATGCCGTCAATCAGATCGCCCTTTACTCGGAACCGCTCGTCTCCGGCGCAATTGGCGCCGCATCTAATATGGTGCACTCAAAACAGCAAATGGTACTGTTGGATCAGACGAAGACCGTAGCCGAGTCCGCGCTACAATTAATTTATGTCACAAAGGAATCCGGTGGCAACCCGAAGGCTGTCGCGCTGCATACCGAAGTGGACGAAACCGTTGAGTCCACCAAGGATGCGCTTCAGGAACTACAGAACACCTTGGAGACAATATCAACGTCAGCGGGCATCGTTACCGGCCTGATCGACACGATTTCTCGGGCGATGGTGAGATTAGAGGATCATCGTATGTCTACTATTGACACTGTGGATTCTTACGTGGATTATCAAACAAGAATGGTTGAAGCTGCCAAAGAGATCGCTCGGTTGGCGCAAGAAATG TCAACCAAATCGAGCACTGATGTAGCCAGATTGGGACCTCTAGCAGTCGATATATCACACAAGTACACTCAACTCGCTCGCGATACCTCCGGAGCGTCCGCGGCTGCCTCTAATGCTGATGTATCCGCCAGACTTCGCACCGGCGTCCAGGAACTCGGTCGAGCCTGCGCAGACATTGTGCGCGCCGCCGGTATATGCCAAATGTCACCCGGTGACGCGTACGCCCAACGAGAGGTCGCGGAGCATAGTAAAATCGTGACCGAGAAGGTTTCGCAGGTACTGGCCGCATTACAAGCGGGCTCGCGTGGCACTCAAGCGTGCATCAATGCGGCCAGCACAGTTTCCGGCATCATCGGTGACCTCGATACTACCATCATGTTTGCCACCGCCGGTACGCTACACGCCGAGAACGAGGGTGACACGTTCGCCGATCATCGCGAAAATATACTGCAGACTGCGAAGGCCTTGGTGGAGGACACGAAGACACTGGTAGCTGGAGCGGCATCCTCGCAAGAACAATTGGCTGTCGCGGCGCAGAACGCGGTATCGACGATCGTTCAGCTTGCCGAAGTCGTCAAGTACGGTGCGGCCAGTCTGGGCAGTCAGAATCCGGAGGCCCAAGTGATGCTTATAAACGCAGTGAAGGACGTCGCATCTGCACTTGGCGATCTCATTCATGCCACCAAGGCCGCCAGTGGAAAGCCGATCAATGATCCTAGTATGGCGCATTTGAAAGATTCCGCCAAG GTAATGGTGACCAACGTAACGTCACTGCTGAAGACAGTGAAGGCCGTGGAGGACGAGCACACGCGCGGTACCAGGGCGTTGGAGTCCACAATCGAGGCTATAGCTCAAGAGATCCGAGCGCTCAGCAGCTCGGAGACGCTGAGAAGCAACGTGACGCCGGAGGATCTTGTGCGCTGCACAAAGAGCATCACCATATCGACGGCGAAGGCGGTCGCCGCTGGCAACAGCTGCAAGCAAGACGACATAATCGCCGCCGCCAATATGGGCAGGAAAGCCATCAGCGACATGCTGGCCATCTGCAAAGGCGCAGCCCACAATTGCGCTGAAACTACCGAGCTGTGCGAGCGTACTCTTCAGGCGGGACACGATGTCGCCATTAATTATAGAGAACTGCTTCAGGCTATTTTGCAGATAGCGTCGAGGTCGGGTGACGCCAAGCACACTTTGCCAGTGATCTCGCGCAAGATTGCGCAGAGCGTAACGGAGCTGGTGGCGGTAGCGGAACTATTGAAAGGCACCGACTGGGTCGATCCTGACGATCCTACCGTGATCGCGGAAAACGAGTTACTCGGTGCGGCTGCCAGTATCGACGCAGCTGCCAAGAAGTTGGCCAGTTTGAGACCAAGGAGAAGTATCCAG GAGGCTAACGAAGACATGAACTTTGACGAGATGATTCTCGAAGCCGCCAAATCGATCGCCGCCGCCACCTCGGCGCTGATAAAGGCTGCCAGTGCCGCTCAACGAGAACTCATCGCGACCGGCAAAGTGTCACGCACGCCACTGACAAGCTCTGACGACGGCCAATGGTCCGAAGGTTTGATTTCGGCTGCTCGAATGGTGGCAGCTGCTACCCACAGTCTCGTGGAATCCGCGAACGCTCTCGTTCAAGGAGTAAGCTCCGAAGAAAAGTTGATTTCCAGCGCTAAGCAGGTTGCCAGCAGCACGGCGCAACTGTTGGTCGCTTGCAAGGTCAAGGCCGACCCTGACAGCGAGAGCACGAAACGTTTACAAGCGGCTGGTAACGCCGTAAAACGTGCTACCGATAATCTCGTACGTGCTGCGCAACAGGCTATCCAACAAGAGGAGGACAGATCATTGGTCCTAAATCGCCGCATGGTGGGCGGTATCGCGCAGGAAATCGACGCACGCTCGGAGGTTTTACGAATTGAGCGCGAGCTGGAAGAGGCTCGTGGCAGGCTGACCGCGATTCGTCTAGCCAAGTACAAAAATCGACCGGATCTAGCCGACGGAGATGGCGACGTAGTGGGCGATCAGAGTGGTTACCAGAGCTATACCACCCGATACGAAACGAGGGCGTACGAGCCGCCTACTACGACCTCACCCATTCAGACGATGAATCATACTCTGGACCAGTTGCAGTCCACCACACAACACATCAGTCACCAGTTTACTGATCAGCAGAGTCTGGTGAGTCCGGAAAAAGTTCATTCGACGCAGAGCACTCTCGAGAGAAAATTGAAGGATAGTCAGTACCGATCTACCATGGATCAGTATGGATCCCTGGACAGAAAGTACATTGTCGATAGTTATCAGGACAGGAATCCATACATCGTCACCGAGAAGAAGATCATAACGGATAATTCACCCGGCCAGTACAGTTCGATCGAGCGAAGGATCAATCAAGAGAGTTTTGCTGCGGAGAGAAAACACACGGACGGAATCGCCTCGTATCCGCCGCCTCAGCACATCTCGTACTCGACCAAGTCCCCGATCCCCAAGACTATTCAGGAGCAAATTGCCGAGGACCGAAAGTCCCCACAGGATCAGCTAAAGTATCCGACTGATCGGTTCTCTAGCGTCAGTCCAATGAGCACGTTTCGTTCCGAAAAACAGATAGACACTCAGCGATTCAGCGGTGGTATGCCGCAACATCAGACGTTCAAGAATGTGGAGAGTAAGATCATTCCCGGCGGCAAAATCGAGACAATCACAACGAAGGTATACACGTCCACACCCGGTAAGAGTACCAGCTGCTCCAACTTCGAGAGTACCGAGGAGACCAAGCAGTATTTATCTGGTAATGACCTGTCAACGTTCAAGGGCAACGACTCTATTGAGGAGCGCACGACGAAGCAATCGATGCACAAAGTTACAGAGAAGAAAACCGTCACTATGACGACGTCGAGTCGGCAGGAGTCCAACACGAAGACTTTTCGTTACGAAGATAAACAATGA